The sequence below is a genomic window from Buchnera aphidicola (Sitobion avenae).
AAAAGAAGATGATATTTTAGATAAAGCTTGGGGTCTCGAATCTGAAAGTCGTTTGAGTTGCCAAGCTGTTATTGGGTCATCTGATATTGAAGTAGAAATTCCCTTATATAGTCTAAATTATATTACAGATTGCTAGTTTTTATTTTTAATATAAGGGTTTATATTATCTTTAAACTGTATTTGAATAGCAGTACCTTTTATTTTTAGAATATTATAAAAAAAATTTATTAAATATCGCTTATAAGGTGAAGATAAATATCGAACTTGATTGCCATGTATAATAATTTTAGGTGGATTAGAACTACCTAAATGTGCATATTTTAATTTTATTCGACGTCCTTTTACAATTGGCGGTTGATGTTTTTTAATTGCTATATGCATAGTTTTGGTAAGTATTGATGTACTAATTTTTCTTTTTGATTCGTTATAAGATTCATTAATAGATCTAAATATTTGAAATATTCCTTTTTTATAGAGTGCTGATATAAAATGTATTCTTGAAAAAGAAAGAAATTTCAATTGATTTTTTATGGATTCTTTTATTTTTTTTAGTTCTAATTGGCTTAATAAATCACATTTATTTATGACTATAATAATTCCCTTTCCGGAGTTTATTATAAATTCAGATAATGATAAATCTTGATGACATACCTGAAGACTTGCATCTATTATTAATAATATTACATTTGATTTTTCAATAGTTTGCAATGTTTTAATTACTGAAAATTTTTCAAAATTATTAATTTTTTTATTTTTTTTAGATGCTCCCGCGGTATCAATTAAGGTATAATTTTCGTGATTATATCTAATAGGTATTGACACACTATCTAATGTTGTACCTGGTATGTTACATGTGATCATTCTATCTTCTTTTAAAATTCCATTTATTAAAGTCGATTTTCCAACATTTGGTCGACCGATAAAAGCTACTTTTATTGATGATTTGTTAAAGTTTATGTTTGCTTGATTTTCTATTTCTTTTTTAAATTGAATATTCACCCATGGAATCAAATGCTTTATAATAAGAGTATTTATTCCTTGATTATGACTAGCGGAAATTTTTTGTATTTTTTCAATTCCTAATGAATAAAATTCGTTAATTTTATCATTTTGATTAATGCCATCTATTTTATTAACAATTAGAATAGTCTTTTTTTGATATATTCTTATGTTCTTAGAGATTTCATATTCTTGTGGCATTAATCCATCATGAGCATCTACTACAAATAAAATTAAATGCGATTCTTTTATAGCTATTAAAGTTTGTTTATGTGCTTTTTTTTCTATTTCATTTAAGTGAATATCTAAACCCGCTGTGTCAATTAGAATTATTTTTTGATTCAATTGTAATTCACAATATCCGTACTGTCTATCTCT
It includes:
- the der gene encoding ribosome biogenesis GTPase Der; translated protein: MIPIVVLIGRTNVGKSTLFNVLTKTRDALVANYPGITRDRQYGYCELQLNQKIILIDTAGLDIHLNEIEKKAHKQTLIAIKESHLILFVVDAHDGLMPQEYEISKNIRIYQKKTILIVNKIDGINQNDKINEFYSLGIEKIQKISASHNQGINTLIIKHLIPWVNIQFKKEIENQANINFNKSSIKVAFIGRPNVGKSTLINGILKEDRMITCNIPGTTLDSVSIPIRYNHENYTLIDTAGASKKNKKINNFEKFSVIKTLQTIEKSNVILLIIDASLQVCHQDLSLSEFIINSGKGIIIVINKCDLLSQLELKKIKESIKNQLKFLSFSRIHFISALYKKGIFQIFRSINESYNESKRKISTSILTKTMHIAIKKHQPPIVKGRRIKLKYAHLGSSNPPKIIIHGNQVRYLSSPYKRYLINFFYNILKIKGTAIQIQFKDNINPYIKNKN